Genomic segment of Streptomyces alboniger:
TCGGCAGCGGGGCGGTCGGTCGGGACGGTGGCGCCCTTCTTGCCCTTGGCCTTCGCGGAGGTGGCCGCCTTGCCTGCCTTGGCCGCGTCACCGCCGAGCGCGGGCACGGGGGCCTTGGCGCCCTTGCCCGCCTTGGGCTTGCGGTAGTCGGAGCCGAGGAGCTGTTCGGTGTCGACCTCTTCGCGTGCGATCGCCGAGACGATGTCGTTGATCTTCTTGCGGAGGGGCTGCGGGTCGATGCCCCTCTCCTTGTTGTACGCGATCTGCTTCTCCCGGCGGCGGTTGGTCTCGTCGATGGCCTTCTCCATCGCCGGGGTGATCTTGTCGGCGTACATGTGGACCTGACCGGAGACGTTGCGCGCAGCGCGGCCGATGGTCTGGATCAGGGACGTCCCCGAGCGCAGGAAGCCCTCCTTGTCGGCGTCGAGGATCGCCACCAGGGAGACCTCGGGCAGGTCGAGGCCCTCCCGCAGGAGGTTGATGCCGACCAGGACGTCGTACTCCCCGGCGCGCAGCTCGCGCAGCAGCTCCACGCGGCGCAGGGTGTCGACGTCGCTGTGCAGATAGCGGACCTGGATGCCCAGTTCGAGGAAGTAGTCGGTGAGGTCCTCGGCCATCTTCTTGGTGAGCGTGGTGACCAGGACGCGCTCGTCCTTCTCGGTGCGCGTGCGGATCTCGTGCACCAGGTCGTCGATCTGCCCCTCGGTGGGCTTGACGACGACCTCGGGGTCGACGAGGCCGGTGGGGCGGATGATCTGCTCGACGAAGCCGTCGCCGCGCGACAGCTCGTACTTCCCGGGGGTCGCCGAGAGGTAGACCGTCTGGCCGATGCGGCCGAGGAACTCCTCCCACTTCAGGGGGCGGTTGTCCAGCGCGGACGGCAGGCGGAAGCCGTGGTCGACGAGGGTGCGCTTGCGGGAGGCGTCGCCCTCGTACATCGCGCCGATCTGCGGGACCGTGACGTGTGACTCGTCGAGGACGAGGAGGAAGTCCTCCGGGAAGTAGTCCAGGAGGGTGTTGGGGGCCGTGCCGGGGGCTCGGTCGTCGAAGTGCATCGAGTAGTTCTCGACGCCGGAGCAGGAGCCGATCTGGCGGAGCATCTCCAGGTCGTACGTGGTGCGCATGCGCAGGCGCTGGGCCTCCAGCATCTTGCCCTGCTTCTCCAGCTCGGCGAGGCGCTCGGTGAGCTCCTTCTCGATGCCGTTGACCGCCTTCTCCAGGCGCTCGGGGCCCGCTACGTAGTGGGAC
This window contains:
- the uvrB gene encoding excinuclease ABC subunit UvrB gives rise to the protein MRPVSKIERTVAPFEVVSPYQPSGDQPAAIAELERRILAGEKDVVLLGATGTGKSATTAWMIEKLQRPTLVMAPNKTLAAQLANEFRELLPNNAVEYFVSYYDYYQPEAYVPQSDTYIEKDSSINEEVERLRHSATNSLLTRRDVVVVASVSCIYGLGTPQEYVDRMVPLKVGDEIDRDQLLRRFVDIQYTRNDLAFTRGTFRVRGDTIEIFPVYEELAVRIEMFGDEIEALSTLHPLTGEVISDDDHLYVFPASHYVAGPERLEKAVNGIEKELTERLAELEKQGKMLEAQRLRMRTTYDLEMLRQIGSCSGVENYSMHFDDRAPGTAPNTLLDYFPEDFLLVLDESHVTVPQIGAMYEGDASRKRTLVDHGFRLPSALDNRPLKWEEFLGRIGQTVYLSATPGKYELSRGDGFVEQIIRPTGLVDPEVVVKPTEGQIDDLVHEIRTRTEKDERVLVTTLTKKMAEDLTDYFLELGIQVRYLHSDVDTLRRVELLRELRAGEYDVLVGINLLREGLDLPEVSLVAILDADKEGFLRSGTSLIQTIGRAARNVSGQVHMYADKITPAMEKAIDETNRRREKQIAYNKERGIDPQPLRKKINDIVSAIAREEVDTEQLLGSDYRKPKAGKGAKAPVPALGGDAAKAGKAATSAKAKGKKGATVPTDRPAAELAEQIEEMTARMRAAAADLQFEIAARLRDEVSEMKKELRQMREAGQA